The genomic DNA TCCGAAAAGGACGATGGGGAAGGGCTTGATGCGGTGCGTCTGGATGAGCACGAGCGCTTCGGCCAGTTCATCGAGAGTGCCGTATCCTCCGGGCAGGGCCACGTAGGCAAGGGCGTATTTGATAAACATCAGCTTGCGGATAAAGAAGTATCGGAAATCACTGCGGATGTTCATGTACGGGTTGTTGTGCTGTTCCATGGGCAGGTGGATGTGCAGGCCGATGGATTCGCCCCCGTTTTCGAACGCGCCCTTGTTGCCTGCTTCCATCAGGCCCGGGCCGCCGCCCGTGATAACCGAGAATCCGGCCTCGGACAGTTCCTTGGACAGCTGTACTGTCTTTTCGTAGAGCGGATCCTCCGGTTTGACGCGGGCTGAACCGAACATGGACACGGCAGGACCGATTTCCGACAGGTTTTCGAATCCATCCACTATTTCGGACATGATTTTGAAAAGCCGCCAGGATTCCTGCATGGAAAGATCATCAATGAGGTATTGTTTCGAGCGGTGTATCATGTGGTCTCCTTGTGCTGAA from uncultured Pseudodesulfovibrio sp. includes the following:
- a CDS encoding TIGR00730 family Rossman fold protein, producing the protein MIHRSKQYLIDDLSMQESWRLFKIMSEIVDGFENLSEIGPAVSMFGSARVKPEDPLYEKTVQLSKELSEAGFSVITGGGPGLMEAGNKGAFENGGESIGLHIHLPMEQHNNPYMNIRSDFRYFFIRKLMFIKYALAYVALPGGYGTLDELAEALVLIQTHRIKPFPIVLFGTEFWAGLIDWIKDQMVSNGFCKEEDLDLFIVTDDTAEAVAYIKKHVII